Part of the Citrobacter sp. Marseille-Q6884 genome, GGTTATTGAAAACCTGCAAAACCTGCTCAGCGCAGGGGATGAACTGCAGCGTTTCTCCGGTATTTTATCCGGCTCGCTGTCGTTTATTTTCGGCAAGCTGGACGAAGGAATGAGCTTCTCGCAAGCCACCACCCTGGCACGTGAGATGGGTTACACCGAACCCGACCCACGTGATGATCTTTCCGGAACGGATGTGGCGCGTAAGCTGCTGATCCTGGCCCGTGAAACCGGCCGTGAACTGGAGCTGTCTGATATCGTCGTTGAACCGGTGCTACCACAAGATTTTGACGCATCAGGTGATGTTGCCGCGTTTATGGCGACGTTATCGCAACTGGATGACGTGTTTGCCGCGCGAGTGGCAAAAGCCCGTGATGAGGGCAAAGTATTGCGCTATGTTGGCAATATCGAAGAGGACGGTGTTTGTCGCGTGAAAATCGCTGAAGTCGATGGCAATGACCCGCTGTTTAAAGTGAAAAACGGTGAAAACGCGCTGGCGTTCTACAGCCACTACTATCAGCCATTACCGCTGGTATTGCGCGGATACGGTGCGGGTAACGATGTCACGGCGGCAGGTGTTTTTGCCGACCTGCTACGCACCCTTTCATGGAAGTTAGGAGTCTAAAATGGTGAGAGTTTATGCCCCGGCTTCCAGTGCCAATATGAGTGTCGGGTTTGATGTGCTCGGGGCGGCCGTAACGCCTGTTGATGGTTCTCTGTTGGGCGATGTTGTCTGTGTTGAAGCGGCTGACAGTTTCAGCCTGAACAACCTTGGGCGCTTTGCTGACAAATTGCCGTCAGAGCCGCGAGAAAATATCGTTTACCAGTGCTGGGAGCGCTTCTGTCAGGAGTTGGGTAAACCGGTTCCGGTGCGCATGACGCTGGAAAAAAATATGCCGATTGGCTCCGGGTTAGGTTCCAGCGCCTGTTCCGTTGTTGCGGCGCTGGTCGCGATGAATGAACACTGCGGTAAGCCGCTCAACGATACGCGTTTGCTGGCGATGATGGGTGAGCTGGAAGGGCGTATCTCAGGCAGTATCCATTACGATAACGTCGCGCCGTGTTTTTTGGGCGGCATGCAGTTAATGATTGAAGAAAACGGCATTATCAGTCAGCAGGTGCCAGGCTTTGATGAGTGGCTGTGGGTCCTGGCGTATCCGGGAATTAAAGTCTCGACGGCAGAAGCGCGGGCGATTTTACCGGCGCAGTATCGCCGTCAGGACTGCATCGCCCACGGGCGACATCTGGCTGGATTTATTCATGCCTGCTATTCACGGCAGCCTCTGTTGGCCGCTAAGTTGATGAAAGATGTGATCGCGGAACCTTACCGCACCCGTTTGCTGCCCGGTTTTAGCCAGGCGCGTCAGGCGGTGGCGGAAATTGGCGCACTGGCCAGCGGGATCTCCGGGTCTGGGCCGACGTTGTTTGCATTATGCGATAAGCCGGATACGGCGCAGCGTGTAGCAGACTGGTTGAGTAAAAATTACCTGCAAAATCAGGAAGGCTTTGTTCATATTTGCCGGCTGGACACGGCGGGCGCACGGGTACTGGGATAATTAATGAAACTCTACAATCTTAAAGATCATAACGAACAGGTCAATTTCGCGCAGGCCGTCACGCAAGGGCTAGGCAAAAGACAGGGGCTATTTTTCCCGCACGATTTGCCGGAATTTAGCCTGACTGAAATTGATGACATGTTGAAGCTGGATTTTGTTAGCCGTAGCGCAAAGATCCTTTCCGCATTTATTGATGATGAAATTCCTCAGGCGATCCTCGCCGAGCGAGTTGCTGCAGCGTTTGCGTTCCCGGCGCCGGTGGCTCAGGTCGAAGGCGATGTCGGTTGTCTGGAGTTGTTCCATGGCCCGACGCTGGCATTTAAAGACTTTGGCGGACGTTTCATGGCGCAGATGCTGACGCACATCAGCGGCGATCGGCCGGTGACTATCCTGACAGCCACTTCCGGCGATACCGGTGCTGCGGTCGCCCATGCGTTCTACGGCCTGAAAAATGTGCGTGTGGTGATCCTCTATCCGAACGGTAAGATCAGCCCGTTACAGGAAAAACTGTTCTGTACGCTGGGCGGAAACATTGAAACTGTCGCCATAGATGGCGATTTTGATGCCTGCCAGGCGCTGGTGAAGCAGGCGTTTGACGACGAAGAGCTGAAGAAGGCGCTGGGGCTAAATTCGGCTAACTCGATCAACATCAGCCGTCTGTTGGCACAAATCTGCTACTACTTTGAAGCCGTCGCCCAGTTGCCGCAGGAAGCGCGCAATCAGCTGGTGATCTCCGTGCCGAGTGGCAACTTTGGCGACCTGACTGCCGGCCTGCTGGCAAAATCTCTCGGCTTGCCGGTGAAACGCTTTATTGCCGCCACTAACGTCAACGATACGGTTCCGCGTTTTCTGAAAGAGGGCGAGTGGGCACCAAAAGCGACACAGGCAACGTTATCGAATGCAATGGATGTCAGCCAGCCTAACAACTGGCCGCGCGTGGAAGAGCTTTTCCGCCGTAAGATCTGGCGTTTGAATGAGCTGGGCTATGCGGCTATTGATGATGCCACGACCCAGGAAACCATGCGCGAGCTACAGACACTCGGCTACACCTCTGAGCCGCATGCGGCGGTGGCTTACCGCGCACTTCGTGATCAGTTGAATCCGGGAGAATATGGTTTGTTCCTCGGTACTGCGCATCCGGCGAAGTTCAAAGAAAGCGTTGAAGAGATTCTGGATGTCACGCTGGATCTGCCAAAAGCGCTGGCGGAACGTGCTGACTTGCCGCTGTTGTCTCATCATCTGCCGGCTGATTTTGCCGCGCTGCGTCAACTGATGATGACTCGCGGGTAATGACTGTGCCGGACGGTGGTGTTAACCGCCATCCGGCATGCTTGCCTTACTGCTCGTAACGTTTAAACACCAGTTCGCCATTCCCTGACGTTTCTTCATCAAAGAAATAGCCCTCGCGGTTAAACGCGGTGAGCTGTTCTGGCTTTGTTAAACGGTTTTCAATGATATAGCGACTCATCAGGCCGCGCGCTTTTTTGGCATAAAAGCTGATCACTTTGAATTTGCCGTTTTTCTCGTCGAGGAAAACGGGTTTGATCAGCTCTGCATTCAGCTTTTTCGGCTTCACGGATTTAAAATACTCATCCGAGGCGAGGTTAATCACGACGTTGTCGCCTTGCGCTTCCACCGCTTCGTTCAGTTTGTCGGTGATGATATCACCCCAGAACTGGTACAGATCTTTCCCCTTCGCATTGGCAAGGCGAATACCCATCTCCAGACGGTAAGGCTGCATGAGATCCAGCGGACGCAGAACCCCATACAGCCCGGACAGCATGCGCAAATGCTGCTGCGCAAAATCGAAATCAGCCTCGCTGAACGTTTCTGCCTGTAAACCGGTGTAGACATCGCCTTTAAACGCCAGGATAGCCTGACGCGCATTGTCCGGCGTGAAGTCAGGTTGCCAGTCATGGAATCGGGTGGCATTCAGGTCTGCCAGCTTAT contains:
- the thrB gene encoding homoserine kinase, with the protein product MVRVYAPASSANMSVGFDVLGAAVTPVDGSLLGDVVCVEAADSFSLNNLGRFADKLPSEPRENIVYQCWERFCQELGKPVPVRMTLEKNMPIGSGLGSSACSVVAALVAMNEHCGKPLNDTRLLAMMGELEGRISGSIHYDNVAPCFLGGMQLMIEENGIISQQVPGFDEWLWVLAYPGIKVSTAEARAILPAQYRRQDCIAHGRHLAGFIHACYSRQPLLAAKLMKDVIAEPYRTRLLPGFSQARQAVAEIGALASGISGSGPTLFALCDKPDTAQRVADWLSKNYLQNQEGFVHICRLDTAGARVLG
- the thrC gene encoding threonine synthase codes for the protein MKLYNLKDHNEQVNFAQAVTQGLGKRQGLFFPHDLPEFSLTEIDDMLKLDFVSRSAKILSAFIDDEIPQAILAERVAAAFAFPAPVAQVEGDVGCLELFHGPTLAFKDFGGRFMAQMLTHISGDRPVTILTATSGDTGAAVAHAFYGLKNVRVVILYPNGKISPLQEKLFCTLGGNIETVAIDGDFDACQALVKQAFDDEELKKALGLNSANSINISRLLAQICYYFEAVAQLPQEARNQLVISVPSGNFGDLTAGLLAKSLGLPVKRFIAATNVNDTVPRFLKEGEWAPKATQATLSNAMDVSQPNNWPRVEELFRRKIWRLNELGYAAIDDATTQETMRELQTLGYTSEPHAAVAYRALRDQLNPGEYGLFLGTAHPAKFKESVEEILDVTLDLPKALAERADLPLLSHHLPADFAALRQLMMTRG
- the yaaA gene encoding peroxide stress protein YaaA; the protein is MLILISPAKTLDYQSPLATARLTLPELLDHSQQLIHVARQLTAPQIGKLMGISDKLADLNATRFHDWQPDFTPDNARQAILAFKGDVYTGLQAETFSEADFDFAQQHLRMLSGLYGVLRPLDLMQPYRLEMGIRLANAKGKDLYQFWGDIITDKLNEAVEAQGDNVVINLASDEYFKSVKPKKLNAELIKPVFLDEKNGKFKVISFYAKKARGLMSRYIIENRLTKPEQLTAFNREGYFFDEETSGNGELVFKRYEQ